The following DNA comes from Lentibacillus sp. Marseille-P4043.
GAATCAGGTAAACGAACGACTGATCGCAGGGGAAATAATGAGTCTGAAGTTGGTGTGTTTTATTTTACGGAAGAAAACACAGTGCATCGATTCGGTCAATTTTTTGAGATTTTCCATAACCGTTTTTGTGATCGAGTTGATGAAGTCTTTGGTACGCAGGGATTAAAGAGGATGGAAAGTGTCCGAAATTAATCATGAACTGCAGGGGTCAGACCCGGGTCAGACCCTCATTACGTTAGGGATTATTTTCACACGCTACCTTTTCCCCTCTTTTCGGGGTTTGAACTATTGTGACCGCTCCATGTTCCAGCATGGGCGGTCTTTATTATTATATGCACTTACAATTGTTTCTATTTTTACTTCTTAACTGGGTCAGCCCCCCCCACCACACGCTCATCCTAAGCTTTAGGTAAAGGGCTATAGTTTATGCTTCTACTTACTTTTATTATACAATAAATCATGAAAAATTAATTTTTGGGGGTCATATCATGTGCCTGCCCTTTTAACCCTGCAGAAAATGCATGCAAATTCACACGTCATTTTTAGTTTGTCGTTAGAAAATATGAGTCATTAAATGCAAATGAAAGCATTTCTTCAAATAAATCTTGTGGATACATGAAGTATAGATGGATCTTGTTCTTCGTTGTTATTATTATTATTATGTATAAAGTCAGCATCTAAGGTAGCAAAAAAATCAGCGCTATGTATTTTAGCTACCGCTAAATGAAGTGCATCGTTTACTTCTAAATTACGTTCCTTCATTAATTCCTGTGCGAAGAAATAAGCATCTTCATCAGATGTAATGATTCTTGTTTCAATACCGAATAAATCACTTAATTCATTCAGCATCTTGTTAAAAGTGTTTAGTGTGTAATCATAGTAATGGGATAGACCGCTATGATCTCTATATGTCTCTTTATACTGTTTAATAATGTCTTTAATTGGGATGAAAACCTGTTCGGAACGACGTAATTTTTCTAACTCCCGATTCCCAACCAATCCTATTAGCTTGCTAGCAACATTAGAATCACCTAATATTTCTTCTTCTTGTTGGTCTAGCTTTTGGTTCAAATGAAATTTACGGTAAGCGGTGTAAATTACATTGTAAAAATTACCTATAAAGAGGTGATGTACTACTTCTGAGAAAACATGATTACTAATTAACATGTTCTCAACTTTATCATTTTGCATTTTTGACAAAACTTTTTCTACTAATTCCCCATCCTCGTCACCATTTGCGTCTAGAAAAGCCAATAAAAAACAAGCATCAACGTATATGGATGCTTGTTCAAAAGAAACGTAATTAAGATCCTCTAATCTAATTATTCCGTCAGTCAAAATTATTACTTGCTCCTTCTATATAATTGAAGAAGGGAATGACCAGGTGCGGTTTTTACTGCAAGAGATTTTCTGAGTTCTGAAATGGATTGAGGTTTCTTTGCATCACTTTTACGCTTTTGATCTGTCTTGGGGAGCGTTTCAATAGTTGACATATCAATCACTCCAAAGGTTTTATTGCTTTTATTATATCTATTATCCATTTCTTTGTCCATTTTTAATTCACCTCAATATTCCATTTTTATAAATATATTGATTGTTAACGAAAAAAGAACTCCTTATATTAATTTCGCAAGTAAGTTTGTAAATAAAAACGCCATCATACAGGAACCTTTACTATTAATATTCCCAGGAAAAGTAAAAGTAAAACTCTGGGTGAATACATGAACTGCAGGGGTCAGTCCCTATAGCGATCGTGGTCGCGTAATTCAGTGGGACATGGGTGGGACATGGGGACAGGTTCCTTGTCCCACGCGCCAAGCCATATATCAAGCCAAAATTGCCTGGGACACCTAACCTGTCCCCATGTCCCGTCCGTGGCATTTGAGATCTAGTATAAAGGGCGAATGAAAACGCGTACCTCATTAACCGCACCAAACTTATACGCACCCCCTTCAAATATGTTAAACTAAGTTTAATAACTAATGCCATCGACTAAGAAGGGGATATTCACATGCCATTGAATTTGAAATATGATCAAGGTCGTATTCGAAAATACCATTATTTTATGTTGCTAAGCCTCATTCAAAAACATAAAAAAATCTCTAGATCCCAGCTTGCTCAATTAACGAAAATGAGTAATACAAGTGTGGGAAAAATAATCAAGGAGCTTATTAATGACGAACTAGTTGTTGAAGTCGGACAGACTGAGGGAGAGGTGGGAAGACGCGCGACACTCTTGGAAATAAATCCAACTGGGTCGTTTATCGTTGGTGTAGAACTTGATAAGAGTGGTATTCAAATAGCAGTTGTTACTTTAACAGGGGAAGTTATTGAAAAAAGGCAACTAGCTTTTGATATAGATAAATCTGCCTACAATATACTAGGTGAACTTGCAGAGGAAATCTTAAGATTACTGGACCAGGTGGGGGTTGATATCAAGGAAAAAATCATAGCGATTGGTGTAAGTATCCCTGGACTTATTACATGGCCGGAGGGAAGAGTGTTACGGGTTCCGCAATTTCATTGGGATAATATTGATGTTAAGGCTTATTTGGAAAGAAAGCTGGATTATGTAGTATATGTGGATAATCATGTCAGAACGGTTCTTTTAGCGGAGAATTTATATGGAAGTATGAAAGATTTCAATGATTCCGTTTGTATTTATGTTGGTAGTGGGGTTGGCGGTGCAGCGATGTTGAATGGTGAAATTTTACGTGGACATCGCAATATGCTAGGAGAAATCGGCCATATGACATTAGATCCTCAAGGAGTGATGTGTGATTGTGGAAGGCTTGGATGTTTACAGACGTTTGTTTGTTCATCGGAAATAGAAAAGCAGGTACAACAACCAATACAAGAGGTGTTTGCCGCATTTGAAAGGCAGGAGGATTGGGCGATAAGGATAATTAGCCGAGCACGGACTTATCTTGGGCTGGCTATTTCAAACGTCATTTGTATTTATAATCCTGAGGCAGTGTTACTTGCAGGACCCATGATACAAGAATTCCCTTCTCTAGTTCAAGATGTGGCTGTAGAATCAGATAAGTACGTTTGGAACCCTTTTAAAGACTCTTTTCATTTAATTTATCCTGAAATTGGTAAAGACAGTGGAGTGATTGGTGCCAGTGCACTTGTACTTAATGAATTTTTAAGGTTTTCCAATGATGAGATTTAATGAAAATGTTGAGGATATGGGTAAGTGCCTACTTTAACCTAATTGTTAAACATCATTCAATAAATATTCATGGCAAGAATCTGTTTGCAAGCGTGCTTTTTAAAAACAGAATGCAAGTTATTTGTAATGATAAAAATCTAGTGCTATGTATTGCGTCTTCATTAAGTAGGTGCTATACTTTAATCAATTATTAAATTAAGTTTAACAATTAATTGGATGGATACAATAATCACGTATTTTTGTGGTGTCTTAATCAATGTTTTTTTATCAATAAATAAACTTAGTTTAACTATAGTCAATGAAAATATATTAAAACAAAGGTGGGGTAATGATGGAAATTATTCAAACTAAAGATTATCAAGCATTGTCTCAAAAAGCATTCGATGTTCTTGCTGATACTATTAAACAAAATGAAAACGCTGTAGTCAATACTACTACGGGTGCCAGTTATGATGGTCTATTTGATTTGCTTGTCCAAGCAATCAATAACGATGAATTACCTATTGAAAATACTGTCATGATGAATCTGGATGAATACATAGCCGATAGAGATAAGAAGTTCACTGTTCATACCTATATGCGTGAAAAGTTATATGATTTAATCAAAAAACAGCCAAAGGTAATAGAATTACTTGATGGTAGTCTTGCAGATTTAGATTCGGAAATAGAACGATATAATAAGGTTCTTAAAGAATATCCACGCGATTTACAGATTCTGGGGTTAGGAGTGAATGGTCACCTGGGAGCTAATGAACCGGGAACACCATTTGAATCTCGACTATTTCTTGCGGATAGTGATGAATCAACCATTCAGAGCACCATGGGATACCAAAATCTAACACGAGACGAAGCACCAACGCAAATGCTGACACTAGGTTTGGCAGATATGATGGATGCTAAAAAAATTCTGCTTGTAGCTTCAGGAACAAGAAAAGCAGAAGCTGTCAAAGCGACAATTGAAGGTCCAATTAATGAAGATTGCCCGGCTTCTATTTTGAGAACCCATCCGAATGCAATCTTTATCATTGACGATGCAGCGGCATCTCTTCTTGATAAAAAATATTAATCGATTGGGTTTATTTTTTGGATAATAGGATTACTCCCAAAAAGGAATGCCAGAGATGTTCCTTTTTGGGCTTTTCCTAACTAGGAAGGGGAAGTTTTTTCTGTGGAAGATTTGATTATTGGATTGGATATTGGTGGGACCTCGACGAAAGCAGGGCTGCTAAATGTGAGTGGTGAAGTGATTCATAAGTGGGAAATCCCAACAGATAAAAAAGATCATGGTAGCCGTATCGTTGAATATATATGGGAGTCTATTACGGAAGCATTAAAGGAGTTACAGATAGAAAATCAAATTTTAGGTATCGGAGTGGGTGCACCAGGCTTCGTTGATAAAGAAACAGGTATGGTCTACGAGGCTGTTAATATAGGTTGGAAGAATTTCGATTTGGGTAATAGGCTAAAGAATTTGTCCAATTTACCGGTCTTTATTGAAAACGATGCCAATTTGGCTGCATTGGGTGAAAACAAAAAAGGAAGCGGTAGCAATGCGAAAGATCTTATAGCAATTACACTGGGTACAGGAGTTGGCAGCGGAATTATTGCAAACGGTGAAATATTAAGTGGAATGAATGGGACAGCAGCAGAGATCGGCCATATCATTGCCGACCCTAATGGTTATCCATGTAATTGCGGAAGGACAGGTTGTTTGGATACAATTGCTTCGGCAACAGGGATTGTTCATCAAGCAATGGATTATATTACAGAAAACCCGGATAGCCCATTAGCTTTATACTATAGAATGCATGGAGCACTGGATGCTAGGGATGTGTTTGAATTGGCAAGGGAAGGTGACAAGGCCAGTGAACATATCATTGATCATACAACAGATGTTCTCGGTTTTATGGTAGCGAGTGCAGCGACTATCATCAATCCTTCTACTATTATCGTTGGTGGCGGGCTTTCAAAGGCTGGAAATCTATTGCTTTCTAAAATAACTCATTATTTTAGAAAATATGCTTTGCCAAGGATTAGTGAGAACTGTGAAATAAAGCTTGCTCAATTGGGAAATGATGCAGGGATGATAGGTGCAGCTTATTTGGTCAAAAGTGGACTGAATCAAGTACTAGCTTGAATTTATGAAATTTGCCATAAATGAAAGCGATTAATTTTTTGATAATGAAAGCGGTTTAAACTTTGTACCAGAAATTAAGGGAGTGAATGAATTGGGTCTAGCCGTTAGGGAAGAAAATGCAAAATTGCCGAAGTTAACTCTAAAGGAAAAGATAAGCTATGGATATGGGGATGTTGCTTCCAACTTTGTTTGGGGAATGGTCAACAGTTATTTACTATTTTTTTACACCGATGTCTTTGGAATAACTGCTGCCGCTGCAGGGACACTATTTTTGATCACGCGTATTTTTGATGCAGTGAATGATCCATTGATGGGGATCATTGTTGATAAAACAAAAAGCAAACATGGAAAAACAAGACCATATTTATTATATATTGCGGTTCCATTTGGTATATTGAGTGTCATCACTTTTATTACTCCTGACCTGTCTATGACTGGAAAGGTAATTTATGCCTATATCACCTATGGACTGCTTGGTATTGTTTATACGATGATTAATATTCCATATGGTGCGCTTATGCCACTGATGTCAAGGAATTCTAAAGAAAAAGGTGAATTGAATAGTTACCGAGCTATTGGAAGATCTGTAGGTGCGATTATTGTGGCCTCCCTTACTTTACCGCTTGTGAATTATTTAGGAGGGGGTAATCAACAGCTTGGATTTCCAATAGTAATGGGAATCTATTCTGTAATCGGTATCATTTTCTTTTGGTTGACATTTAAGAATTGTCATGAAAGGGTAGTGACTCCGAAAGAGCAAAAGAATACTGAAATCAAAAAGTCGCTTACCCAAATGTTTAAGAATAAATACTGGCTTCTCGTATCTGCCAATTCATTCCTTTGGTTCGTCAGGATGGGAATCATGAATGGTGTGCTCATTTACTACGTTAAATACGTATTGGAGCAACCAGGCATGGCACCGTTTTATTTGACACTATTGAATATAGCAAATTTAGTGGGTGGGTTTTTTGCTTTATCCATTTTACGTAAATATAGTAGTCGTAATTCAAGTATGCTCATGTTCACCATAGCTGTTGTTTTACTTGCTTCTCTATTCCTTGTTGAAGGACAATCAATGATCTTGTTTTCTATTATTTTCTTTGTAGCTAATGTATTGATTGGTTATGGTGACCCAGCTACATTGACTATGTTAGGGGATACAATCGACTATCAAGAATGGAAGTTTGGTACTCGCCCAGAAGGCTTGCTCGTATCGAGTTATAGTTTTTCGACAAAGTTTGGGGTTGCGATAGGTTCGAGTTTACTCGGCTATGCGCTTAGCTGGGCAGGTTATGATCCGTCGGCTGTTACAGAAGGTGCCAAAACGATGATCCGCACCTTGATGCTTAGCTTGCCAATAGTGTTGACCGTTTTGCAAGTAATTATCTTGTATTTCTATAAATTGGATAAGCATCACGCAGATATTGTCAAAGATTTAAATTATTAGTGCATGGGGGAATTTACAATGAAAATTATTACTGGTTGTTTATATCATGAAACAAATACATTTAATTCATTTCCTACATCTGTAGAAGATTTTGTTCTGGTTGAGGGAAATGAAGTGGAAAAACGTCTTGCCAGCACAGAAGTATTTAAAGATAATGGGGTGGAAATTGTACCAAGCATCTACGCAACCGCATTGTCATCAGGTACCGTGAAAAAGGAAGCGTACAGATATTTTGCTGATAAATTCTTATCTGTTCTTGAAAAAAATAAGGATATCGATGGTATTTGGTTACATTTGCATGGTTCAATGGTTGTTGAAGAGATTGGTTCTGGGGAATTGGCATTATTGAAAGAAATCAGAGCATGTATCGGATATGATATTCCAATTTCGTTAACACTGGACATCCATGGTAACCTAGCGGAGGATTTCCACCAATATGTCAACATTGTATATTCGTATCGTACAGTACCACATGTGGATCAACCGGAAGTGGAACGTATTTCAGCCCAGCTATTAGTAAATGCAATTAAAAACAATGCCAAGATTAGACCATCATTTAAGGGCTTACCAATGATTATTCCTGGTGAAAAAGCTGTTGCTGCAAGTGAACCTCTACGTTCGATACTTGATAAGTTGAAAGAATTAGAACAAAGAAAAGGGATTATCAGCGCCAACTTTTTCATTTGCCACGCATGGAATGACACGGAAAATACAAGATCCTCCATCTTTGTAGTCCCCGAATCCGAGGAGTATAAAGGGCTTGCTGATGAAGTTACGGAAGAATTGGCGAACTATGTATACGATAGGCGCCATGAATTCGAATTTAACGCAACGGTTCTTGAGCCGCAAGAAGCTATCGAACAGGCGCTTGATGAACCATCCAAGCCTGTCTTCATTTCTGATTCAGGGGATAACTCAACTGCCGGTGCACCGGGGATGAGTACCTTGCTATTAGAATCGTTGAAAGATAGAGATTTGCAGGATAAGAAAGTATTGATTTCTGCTATTTATGATCCGGATGCCTTCCATCAGTTGAATTCACATGAAGTGGGAGATCAAGTAGCTATCAAAGTTGGGACGAATATTGACAAATATAGTACGCCTGTTGAATTGGAAGGAACACTTAAAGCAAAAGGGGACCTGCTTGGATACTTGAATGCAACGAATGATAAAGTAGGGGAAACATGCACGCTGTCTATTGGAAACTTGGATGTGATTATTGCAAACCGTGGTGATTCGTTTATCACGATTAACCATTTCACCCGTGCAGGTGTCGATGTTAACGATTATGATGTGATTGTAGTCAAACAAGGCTATCTATTTGATGAGTTAAGTGCCATTTCCAAATTGGATATTCTTGCAATGACACCTGGTGCGACTTATCAGCGGATTGAGAAAATTGAGTATGAGAATATTCCTAGGCCTATCTTTCCGATGGATATGGAATAAACTTTAACGAGACTAATTTGTGTCCATATATTTTTAAGTATGAAATTAAAGATGGAACTAATAATCGAAAAATTGAGTTAAGATTTGATGAAGAGAACTTTTGTCATCTTTTGGGATTAGAAAGTATTGTAATCAGAAGTGGAAAAGTCTTTATTCAAAGATAAAATGGGTTTTCATGAATCTTCATATAACTGGGCAATAAGCATATTGACTGATCATGATGATATTGAAGCATTAGAAAAATATTTGTATCATTAGGAAAGGAAGTAAAAGCAAATTATTGTTTTTGCTTCCTTATTTTGTAAATAGGGGTTTGTGCTGGTCAGATCCCCCACCATAAAGAAATAGATAGTAAAGCAGAAATTAAAAGAAGTTATAAAGAGTACAAAATCACTGTATATGAAATTGGTAAATTGTTGGATGGGATAAATGATTGAATGGCGTTGGGTGATCATATTTGTCAGCAAATAAATGAGCGGCAGCTGGTGTATAATTCTAACTACTAATCTATCCTACAAATGGTATAATAGTCATAGAAATTTTAAAAAACTAAGGAATGCTAATATGGAACAAAAGCGATCAAATAAACAAAAGAAGCCAAGACGTCTTTGGCTGAAAATAAGCCTGGCTGTAATTTTCGTACTAGTGCTTGGTGTTGGAACATACGCATATTCGATTTACCACAATGCTAAAGAAACGGTCAATGAGAAGATGCATAAGACAGTTACTTCGATTGATCCAGTTGTTGGAAAGAAGAAAATGAATGAGCAAAAGCCATTGAACATTTTATTGCTTGGTGTTGATAAACGTCCTGGAGATAGCGGACGATCCGATGCACTAATGGTCCTTTCGTTGGATCCGAAACAAAATAAAATGCAGCTAATTAGTATACCTAGGGATACTCGGACAGAAATTGTTGGCAAAGGTACCGTGGACAAGATTAATCATGCCTATGCGTTTGGTGGTACTGATATGTCCATCGCGACGGTTGAGAACCTGCTTGATGTCGAATTGGATTACTATGTCGAAATGAACATGGATGGATTAACGGAAATGGTTGATGCTGTTGGTGGTATTACCGTTAATAACAAACTGGATTGGTACGATGAAGGTTACTATAAAAAGGGATATCATTATAGCCAAGGTGAGATTTCGCTAAATGGACCGAAGACAATGGGATATGTGCGCATGCGTCATTTGGATCCAAACGGTGACTTTGGCCGGACGAAACGCCAGCGCCAGGTTATTCAGGCAATTGTTGATAAAGGAGCAAGTGTTGCATCCGTCACGAAAATAGATAACATGATTGATGTATTGGGTAACAATATGGAAACGAATCTGGATTTTGATGATATGAAAAACTTGTTATTGAATTATAAAGACGTTCGAAATAATGCTGTTAGCTATATGATGAAAGGCAATGGCACGAAAATTGGCGGTATTTATTACTTGCAAGTTCCTGATGAAGAGATAGAGAAAGTTCATGGGATGATAGCGGAGATTAAGTCATAGACTTTTAAGATTGTTAGGCCTGCACATAATGAAATAGGAATGTGTGGGCTTTGTTTGTGTTCTGGGTTAGGGGAAACAATTGGATGAGCATTCACGTTATCTCATTAAGGCAAAATGGCAAAACCACCCTACTGGAATATAAGATTTAGATGCTTTTAGCAGTATGTTGGAATTGATTTATGACACAAGACAATAACTTTCAAACGAAGAAACGGTATCATTTAGGTGAAGATAAATGATACCGTGTTTATTATTCCAACAACCCAGCAAACCTCTGCTGAAATACCTCCACATCCGCATTCACACAGACCAGAGCATTTCCCATATCCAGGTGGCTATGAGACCTCACCCCGCATCCCATCCCGTTTCAACCGTGGGAATTGAAACAGAATAGCTAGAATGCCGCATAAGCCAATTAATACAGGGTAATACGAATAGGCCAAAATGCTGACTGGTGATATGTTTGCGGCCTCTGCTGCGACAAGAAGATGCAGCCCATAAGGAAGCAGGCCTTGAATGCTGCAGGCAAAAATATCGAGGATACTTGCCGATCTGCGTGGGTCAATGCCAAATTTGTCGGCGATATTTTTGGCAAGCGGACCGGAAACGATAATCGAAATTGTGTTATTCGCTGTTGAAAGATCTGTTGCACCTGCAATTCCGGCAATGCTGAATTCTGCGCCTTTTTTCGATTTCGTGTTTCGGGTCAAAGCATGAAGGAGATAGTCAATCCCGCCTTGATGTCTAATCACGCCAACCATACCAGCTATTAGTATGGCGAGAAACGCAATTTCAAACATGCCTGCCATGCCTTCATTAATTGTTTGAACCAAATCGATGATCGAATAGCTTCCATCGATGAGTCCGACTAATCCCGCAAACACAATTCCAACAGTGAGAACGACGAACACATTCACTCCGATCAGCGCAGTAATGAGGACACATAGATATGGCATAATCTTGACCCAGTTATAGGAACTTTGACTAATTTCCGCGTGCTGTCCCATTGTCATTACCCCAAGAATGAGACAGGTTACAATCGCTGCGGGCAAAGCAATTAAGAAATTGACTTTAAATTTATCCTTCATTTTCGTTCCTTGTGTCCGGACAGCGGCAATCGTCGTATCGGAAATGATCGAGAGGTTGTCGCCGAATAACGATCCGCCAATAATTGCAGCCATGGAGAGTGCCATCGAAATGTCGGTTTGATCGCTAATCCCAACCCCGATCGGCGCAAGTGCTACAATCGTTCCCATGCTCGTCCCCATTGACAAAGAAATAAAGCAAGCAATGATGAACATGCCCACGATTAATAAATTTTGCGGGACAATTGATAATGCCAGATTCACTGTCGAATTTACCGCACCCATCCCTTCTGCCACCCCGGAAAATGCACCGGCCAATAGGAAAATAAGGACCATCAGCATAATGTTCGGATCGCCAGCACTTTTACAATAGATATCAACTCTCTCTTGCAGCGATTCCTTGCGTCCCATTGCCAGCGCAACCGCCCCTGCAATCGCAATCGCTGCCATGACCGGAAACGCATAAAAATCCTGTAAGACAATCCCAGAGCCAATGAACAAAACTAAAAACACCACAAATGGTATAAGGGCCCACGGATTTCCATTATTATCGTTGTTCATGATGACCACCTCATTACTTTTAGAAATAAACTCGAAATGTAAAAACCTCTTCATGCAAAAACAAGAAGAGGTCTTATATTTACAAAATACGTAGGCTTTTTCTTTATCATTGTTGGGAAAAGTGACCTTCCCAAGGGGTATTTACCCTCTGCATACTTTATATTATTTTGGTTCTTTAGACAACTATTAACCATTTCCTTCTATATTATGGGTTATTTGATGGAAAAGGATGTAATTGATTGGATTCAGCGCTTATGGTTTCTGAGGATGATCATAGGAAGCAGTCCATGAGCAAACAATTAATAGGGAATTTTGGATCTTCCATGCCACCTTTCACCCCCATTCACTCGATTGTATTAGTGAAAGGGGGGATGACAAATGGCAGTAGCAGAAAAATATGATTCCACACTACGTCTAGTGCTAGATGATGGTGCGGATGTTTTGACTGGGAAACCACTTTATAAAACAAAAAACTTCAACAATGTCAAAACGGCTGCAACAGCAGATCAGTTGTACGCGATTGCACATGCAATTGCACCACTACAGGAGCGCCCGCTTTACAACATTGAACGTAGGGATAGCTCAGAAATCAGAGATGCATAAGCCTCTCGTAAATAAGGAGGAAGGGAGGGGAAACCATGAAAAAGCTTGAACTAAAATTTTTAAATAAAGAAGGGAAAACAGTTACGTATTCCTTAGAAAAACCCGTTGAACCTGTTGATCCGGCAACAATCAAAAGTGCCATGGATGAAGTCATTACCCAAAATGCGTTCACATCAACAGGCGGGGATCTCGTTTCGATCAAGAGTGCTCGAATTGTAGAGCGAAATGTTGAGGAAATTGAACTTGGTTAAGGTTGATGGGCCCCATTTTAGGTGGGGTCTATTTTGACGTTTAAATTGTCGTGATACTTTGGATGCTTTTGGAAACTATTATTTTCTGGAGTGTCCAATTTTCAAAAGCCTTGATTAAAGC
Coding sequences within:
- a CDS encoding type II toxin-antitoxin system VapC family toxin; amino-acid sequence: MAFLDANGDEDGELVEKVLSKMQNDKVENMLISNHVFSEVVHHLFIGNFYNVIYTAYRKFHLNQKLDQQEEEILGDSNVASKLIGLVGNRELEKLRRSEQVFIPIKDIIKQYKETYRDHSGLSHYYDYTLNTFNKMLNELSDLFGIETRIITSDEDAYFFAQELMKERNLEVNDALHLAVAKIHSADFFATLDADFIHNNNNNNEEQDPSILHVSTRFI
- a CDS encoding ROK family transcriptional regulator, with the protein product MPLNLKYDQGRIRKYHYFMLLSLIQKHKKISRSQLAQLTKMSNTSVGKIIKELINDELVVEVGQTEGEVGRRATLLEINPTGSFIVGVELDKSGIQIAVVTLTGEVIEKRQLAFDIDKSAYNILGELAEEILRLLDQVGVDIKEKIIAIGVSIPGLITWPEGRVLRVPQFHWDNIDVKAYLERKLDYVVYVDNHVRTVLLAENLYGSMKDFNDSVCIYVGSGVGGAAMLNGEILRGHRNMLGEIGHMTLDPQGVMCDCGRLGCLQTFVCSSEIEKQVQQPIQEVFAAFERQEDWAIRIISRARTYLGLAISNVICIYNPEAVLLAGPMIQEFPSLVQDVAVESDKYVWNPFKDSFHLIYPEIGKDSGVIGASALVLNEFLRFSNDEI
- a CDS encoding glucosamine-6-phosphate deaminase, producing the protein MEIIQTKDYQALSQKAFDVLADTIKQNENAVVNTTTGASYDGLFDLLVQAINNDELPIENTVMMNLDEYIADRDKKFTVHTYMREKLYDLIKKQPKVIELLDGSLADLDSEIERYNKVLKEYPRDLQILGLGVNGHLGANEPGTPFESRLFLADSDESTIQSTMGYQNLTRDEAPTQMLTLGLADMMDAKKILLVASGTRKAEAVKATIEGPINEDCPASILRTHPNAIFIIDDAAASLLDKKY
- a CDS encoding ROK family glucokinase yields the protein MEDLIIGLDIGGTSTKAGLLNVSGEVIHKWEIPTDKKDHGSRIVEYIWESITEALKELQIENQILGIGVGAPGFVDKETGMVYEAVNIGWKNFDLGNRLKNLSNLPVFIENDANLAALGENKKGSGSNAKDLIAITLGTGVGSGIIANGEILSGMNGTAAEIGHIIADPNGYPCNCGRTGCLDTIASATGIVHQAMDYITENPDSPLALYYRMHGALDARDVFELAREGDKASEHIIDHTTDVLGFMVASAATIINPSTIIVGGGLSKAGNLLLSKITHYFRKYALPRISENCEIKLAQLGNDAGMIGAAYLVKSGLNQVLA
- a CDS encoding MFS transporter, with translation MGLAVREENAKLPKLTLKEKISYGYGDVASNFVWGMVNSYLLFFYTDVFGITAAAAGTLFLITRIFDAVNDPLMGIIVDKTKSKHGKTRPYLLYIAVPFGILSVITFITPDLSMTGKVIYAYITYGLLGIVYTMINIPYGALMPLMSRNSKEKGELNSYRAIGRSVGAIIVASLTLPLVNYLGGGNQQLGFPIVMGIYSVIGIIFFWLTFKNCHERVVTPKEQKNTEIKKSLTQMFKNKYWLLVSANSFLWFVRMGIMNGVLIYYVKYVLEQPGMAPFYLTLLNIANLVGGFFALSILRKYSSRNSSMLMFTIAVVLLASLFLVEGQSMILFSIIFFVANVLIGYGDPATLTMLGDTIDYQEWKFGTRPEGLLVSSYSFSTKFGVAIGSSLLGYALSWAGYDPSAVTEGAKTMIRTLMLSLPIVLTVLQVIILYFYKLDKHHADIVKDLNY
- a CDS encoding M81 family metallopeptidase, producing the protein MKIITGCLYHETNTFNSFPTSVEDFVLVEGNEVEKRLASTEVFKDNGVEIVPSIYATALSSGTVKKEAYRYFADKFLSVLEKNKDIDGIWLHLHGSMVVEEIGSGELALLKEIRACIGYDIPISLTLDIHGNLAEDFHQYVNIVYSYRTVPHVDQPEVERISAQLLVNAIKNNAKIRPSFKGLPMIIPGEKAVAASEPLRSILDKLKELEQRKGIISANFFICHAWNDTENTRSSIFVVPESEEYKGLADEVTEELANYVYDRRHEFEFNATVLEPQEAIEQALDEPSKPVFISDSGDNSTAGAPGMSTLLLESLKDRDLQDKKVLISAIYDPDAFHQLNSHEVGDQVAIKVGTNIDKYSTPVELEGTLKAKGDLLGYLNATNDKVGETCTLSIGNLDVIIANRGDSFITINHFTRAGVDVNDYDVIVVKQGYLFDELSAISKLDILAMTPGATYQRIEKIEYENIPRPIFPMDME
- a CDS encoding PBECR4 domain-containing protein → MCPYIFKYEIKDGTNNRKIELRFDEENFCHLLGLESIVIRSGKVFIQR
- a CDS encoding LCP family glycopolymer transferase, translated to MEQKRSNKQKKPRRLWLKISLAVIFVLVLGVGTYAYSIYHNAKETVNEKMHKTVTSIDPVVGKKKMNEQKPLNILLLGVDKRPGDSGRSDALMVLSLDPKQNKMQLISIPRDTRTEIVGKGTVDKINHAYAFGGTDMSIATVENLLDVELDYYVEMNMDGLTEMVDAVGGITVNNKLDWYDEGYYKKGYHYSQGEISLNGPKTMGYVRMRHLDPNGDFGRTKRQRQVIQAIVDKGASVASVTKIDNMIDVLGNNMETNLDFDDMKNLLLNYKDVRNNAVSYMMKGNGTKIGGIYYLQVPDEEIEKVHGMIAEIKS
- a CDS encoding Na+/H+ antiporter NhaC family protein; its protein translation is MNNDNNGNPWALIPFVVFLVLFIGSGIVLQDFYAFPVMAAIAIAGAVALAMGRKESLQERVDIYCKSAGDPNIMLMVLIFLLAGAFSGVAEGMGAVNSTVNLALSIVPQNLLIVGMFIIACFISLSMGTSMGTIVALAPIGVGISDQTDISMALSMAAIIGGSLFGDNLSIISDTTIAAVRTQGTKMKDKFKVNFLIALPAAIVTCLILGVMTMGQHAEISQSSYNWVKIMPYLCVLITALIGVNVFVVLTVGIVFAGLVGLIDGSYSIIDLVQTINEGMAGMFEIAFLAILIAGMVGVIRHQGGIDYLLHALTRNTKSKKGAEFSIAGIAGATDLSTANNTISIIVSGPLAKNIADKFGIDPRRSASILDIFACSIQGLLPYGLHLLVAAEAANISPVSILAYSYYPVLIGLCGILAILFQFPRLKRDGMRGEVS
- a CDS encoding DUF1659 domain-containing protein, with the translated sequence MAVAEKYDSTLRLVLDDGADVLTGKPLYKTKNFNNVKTAATADQLYAIAHAIAPLQERPLYNIERRDSSEIRDA